The Deinococcus reticulitermitis genome contains a region encoding:
- a CDS encoding MFS transporter, with product MSSTSSPAPARAEPDPAPPGAGRTKLILFLTIFIAMLGLSVLFPIIAPLGRQLGLTETQTGWFSTAYSLMQFVFSPIWGSRSEQQGRKPILILGLIGFSVSFGLFGVIAQLGLNGGLSAAALFGLLIASRVIGGIFSSATLPTAQAMMADLSSEKDRAASMGLIGAAFGLGVVFGPAIGAALSSLSLIAPVYFSAGLGLLTALLAWTTLPETRRPGARRMQSGDRRTLLGQAAVPLFLAVSALSTLASVGMEQTIGFYVQDTLVRAQNPGATPAELATRTAQTVGVMLGIFGLVAAFVQGGAIRPLSRRLAPTPLILAGLLIMSAGMFLLPQTQTYWPITAALCVIGIGSAVLSPTLSAALSLSASADQQGAVAGLNSSALALGRMVGPLLGTGLYQSAGHGAPYVASGAILAVLFAVTLLLRPKVSQRQPQAA from the coding sequence ATGAGCTCGACCTCTTCTCCCGCCCCGGCCCGCGCCGAGCCGGACCCGGCCCCCCCCGGCGCAGGCCGGACCAAACTGATTCTCTTTCTGACGATCTTCATCGCCATGCTGGGCCTCAGCGTGTTGTTTCCGATCATCGCGCCACTGGGCCGGCAACTGGGGCTCACCGAGACGCAGACCGGTTGGTTCTCGACCGCGTACTCGCTGATGCAGTTCGTCTTCTCGCCGATCTGGGGCTCACGCAGCGAGCAGCAGGGACGCAAGCCGATCCTGATTCTGGGCCTGATCGGGTTTTCGGTGAGTTTCGGTCTGTTCGGAGTCATCGCCCAACTCGGCCTGAACGGCGGGCTGAGCGCGGCCGCGCTGTTCGGGCTCTTGATCGCCTCGCGGGTGATCGGCGGCATCTTCAGCAGCGCCACCCTGCCCACCGCGCAGGCGATGATGGCCGACCTCAGCAGCGAGAAAGACCGTGCGGCGAGCATGGGCCTGATCGGGGCGGCTTTTGGCCTCGGCGTGGTGTTCGGGCCGGCCATCGGAGCGGCGTTGAGCAGCCTGAGCCTGATCGCGCCGGTGTATTTCAGCGCGGGCCTCGGACTGCTGACCGCCCTGCTCGCCTGGACCACCCTGCCGGAGACCCGCCGCCCAGGCGCGAGGCGGATGCAATCAGGCGACCGCCGCACCCTGCTCGGCCAGGCAGCGGTCCCGCTGTTTCTCGCGGTGAGTGCGCTGTCCACCCTGGCTTCCGTCGGCATGGAGCAGACCATCGGCTTTTACGTGCAGGACACGCTCGTGCGCGCCCAGAACCCCGGAGCCACCCCGGCGGAACTCGCCACCCGCACCGCCCAGACGGTCGGCGTGATGCTCGGAATCTTCGGGCTGGTCGCGGCCTTCGTGCAGGGCGGAGCGATCCGGCCCCTGAGCCGGCGGCTCGCGCCCACACCGCTGATCCTGGCGGGGCTGCTGATCATGAGCGCCGGCATGTTTCTGCTGCCGCAGACGCAGACCTACTGGCCGATCACCGCCGCCCTGTGCGTGATCGGCATCGGCAGCGCGGTCCTGAGCCCGACCCTGAGTGCGGCGCTGAGCCTGAGCGCCTCGGCCGACCAGCAGGGCGCGGTCGCCGGCCTGAACTCCTCGGCCCTCGCTCTGGGGCGGATGGTGGGGCCGCTGCTGGGGACCGGGCTCTACCAGAGCGCCGGGCACGGTGCGCCCTACGTCGCCAGCGGCGCGATTCTGGCCGTGCTGTTTGCCGTGACGCTGCTGCTGCGCCCCAAGGTCAGCCAGCGGCAGCCGCAAGCCGCTTGA